GTGGTGCACAGCTTTCCCGGGGCTCCCCTGACCTGGGCCCCATCCCATGGGCATGGTGCCCGCTGGCCTCTCAcatggctgtggggctgggcagggtcAGGGGGCCCTTGCCACATTGCTTGGCGTGTACCATCTGAGACACGTGTCCCTGCACAGGTGATCAGCGGAGGACACTATGATGTGGACTGCTATGTGGAGGACCCCAACGGCAAGACCATCTACCAGGAGACCAAGAAGCAGTATGACAGCTTCTCGCACCACACCGACATCAAGGGTGTCTACACCTTCTGCTTCAGCAACGAGTTCTCCACCTTCTCCCACAAAATTGTCTACTTTGACTTCCAGGTGGGCGATGAGCCGCCCATCCTGCCTGACATGAACAACCGTGTCACCGCCCTGACACAGGTGGGTccctggagggagggagggaggaagggaggaagggaaggaggcaggGTCCAGCCTCAGCCCCCAAGCAGCCTTGTGGGACAGCAGCTAGGGActtgtcctcctcctcctccgctgGATGCAGAAGTGCCAACTGCCAGCCAACAGCCCCAGCACACACCACATCCTCTGCCTGGGCCAGGGGGGATTGCTGGGCCTGGGCTCCTCTatctgcagcagcccaggtcctACCCACAGAAGGAAATTGCATCAGCCATTCCATCCCTTGGTGTGAGCCTCTGGGCTAGGCATCCGGGTGCCCTGGGGGCCTCTCAGCCCTGTCCCAGTGGGGAACCACCCTGGATGGGTTCTGGTAGGGAACAGGGAACCTACAACACAGACCCTGCTGTCCTGCTCTGAAGTGTCCTCGCACGGCCCTTGGCCCCCTCAGCTGTGCCATGTCAGAAGTGACAAGGCACTcttgtccttgtccccagctgGAATCCGCCTGTGTCACCATCCACGAGATGCTGAACGCGGTGATCGACTCCCAGACCCACTACCGGCTGCGGGAGGCGCAGGACCGGAGCAGGGCTGAGGAGCTCAATGGACGCGTCTCCTACTGGTCCGTGGGGGAAACCCTCATCCTCTTTGTGGTCAGCATCGGGCAGGTGATGCTGCTCAAGAGCTTCTTCACTGAGAAGAGACCCAGCAGCGGCGGAGCTGGCACCTagagctgctgtgtgtgtgcctgaGTGGAGCAGGGGTGGGACGGCCCTGGGGTCGCACTTTGCCTCCAATCTGTGCCATGGGCAGCcgggggggtgggggcaggGGGTGACGTGACCCTGCTGAGCTGGGTGACTCAGCCACCCCAGTACAGGTGTCCCCCAGCATCACCTCCCACTTGCCATCGCCCGGcctgccctgtcccctcacctgaCCACCCTGTCCCCGTTCTCTGGCTCCACTGGGAAGCGGATGggaccagcagcagcatcaacACTGGGGCACCCTCATGACTGTGAAGTGGCTGCCATTACCACGCCCTGCCCCGAGGGGATGGGGCATCACTGGCCTGCCTGGGGCAGCACTGGCCCTCCTGGTACCCACCCATTGCCATCAGCCCAAGGAGAGCTGCCCCTGGCTGGGGGTCTCTGCTCCCCAGTTGTCCTGTGGCGGATAGGGTGCTGCAGCGGGACCACAGCAACATCAGCATCCAGCAAGGGAATGCTTTTCACTGGGTGGTCCTCTGGCTCTAGCAGTTCCTACCCTCTCAGCATTTCTCAGGATGGCAGTGGGTGGTATGCCCCTACCAGGTGGTATCTTCATACTCACACCAGTTCGTGCCTGAGACTCAGCCCCTCACACATTCCCCCCACCTTGTGGACACCCTGTGCCAAGgaagccccatccctgccccaggagCATGGAGGACCCACCACACACACCTGGGACTGCAGCCCCTCATTCCCTGGATCCTCACAAAATGGAGACCCCCCAAGAGCCTGGGGTGACACACCTCGCAAGACCCATGGAGTGTCTGGTGTGCTGGCCCTCCAGCCTTCAAGCAGGTGTGAGATAATTTTTCAGAGCTGAAGCAGCTCCACTTGACTTGTCCTTTGCCACTTTCAAATAAATCCCTGCAAGCATGGCTGGCACTGCTGTTATTTGGCACAGCTTCTGCCTGCCCTCCTGCCTTGCCCAcctgcctcctccagctgagCTTACTCCTGGCACAGGACCAGACTCTGAAGCCAGAAAGACCCCTCAGCAGGAGTAGCAcccctgcctgtgccctggTGTGAGGCTGCACTGCCAGTGGGTTGTGATGGGTtcctgctgggcactgagccAAGGGAGCCCAATGTCCCCCTGCAGCACAGTGGGGACCCCcgagcagagcccagctctgtgctcccttccctgAGGCTGGGGGGATGCCAGGGCAGTTCCATTGGGCTGTCCCTTGCCCTGGCTATACCCCTGGTGCTGGGGGGACCCCAGGCACCCAGAGCCCTCGCCCACCTCTCCGTGGCCCAGCAGCCGTGCTGGTTCTGCCGTCAGCACTGGCCTTggggtggctgctgcaggcagaggagtgGCCCTGTGTGCCTCCCAACAGCcttgggcaggagccagcagctcctgtttgGAATAGGGCTGACATTAGCAGCACCCTGGGACTGCCACCAGCCTGGAGTTCGCCGGCAGggaccagccctgctcccactgggacacagagccctgtggggatgagcagggagggaagtgccaagccctggccaggctgtggATGGACTTGAATGCCCCTTGCTGGGGACTCTTGAGCCACCCTTGGTGGGGACAGGGGCAGCTGTGACCCCAGTGGGTcaggggctctggggacaccagctcagctcccggctgggggacacagaggggacgAGAAGTGGCCATAGGACACTTTATTGCTGTTCAGGGCACAGAgaagggagaggggacaggga
This window of the Cinclus cinclus chromosome 13, bCinCin1.1, whole genome shotgun sequence genome carries:
- the TMED3 gene encoding transmembrane emp24 domain-containing protein 3 isoform X2 is translated as MPGAVRMLCLAALLGALGAGGTELTLELPDSAQRCFHQELESGIKFSLDYQVISGGHYDVDCYVEDPNGKTIYQETKKQYDSFSHHTDIKGVYTFCFSNEFSTFSHKIVYFDFQVGDEPPILPDMNNRVTALTQLESACVTIHEMLNAVIDSQTHYRLREAQDRSRAEELNGRVSYWSVGETLILFVVSIGQVMLLKSFFTEKRPSSGGAGT
- the TMED3 gene encoding transmembrane emp24 domain-containing protein 3 isoform X1, producing the protein MLCLAALLGALGAGGTELTLELPDSAQRCFHQELESGIKFSLDYQVISGGHYDVDCYVEDPNGKTIYQETKKQYDSFSHHTDIKGVYTFCFSNEFSTFSHKIVYFDFQLESACVTIHEMLNAVIDSQTHYRLREAQDRSRAEELNGRVSYWSVGETLILFVVSIGQVMLLKSFFTEKRPSSGGAGT